From a single Planctomycetia bacterium genomic region:
- a CDS encoding ATPase AAA: MTLPASGLTPITEQQAGFAAEAIDGLAKALGKVLFGQDQLIEMVIVGLLARGHILLEGLPGLGKTELVKGLSKALALTSKRVQFTPDLLPGDITGNPVLEEVDGRRKFVFQPGPVFANILLADEINRASPKTQSAMLEAMQERRVTVMGQTHPLPAPFFVLATQNPIELEGTYPLPEAQLDRFLFKLDVRTNDVATLEQIVLNREIGVEPHVPTVMDAATLDKLLDQVRRVYMPPTVANFIARLVQATHPGGPHAAGVKFGASPRAALALAAAAKARALRDRRINAAYEDVRAIAAPVLRHRVVLDYGAKLEGLTTDALVARLLAEVPAQDKALPSSLAAAKV; this comes from the coding sequence ATGACGCTGCCCGCCTCCGGCCTCACCCCGATCACCGAGCAGCAGGCCGGGTTCGCCGCCGAGGCGATCGACGGCCTCGCCAAGGCGCTCGGCAAGGTGCTCTTCGGCCAGGACCAGCTCATCGAGATGGTGATCGTCGGCCTGCTGGCCCGCGGCCACATCCTCCTCGAGGGGCTTCCGGGGCTCGGCAAGACGGAGCTCGTCAAGGGGCTTTCAAAAGCCCTCGCGCTGACGAGCAAGCGGGTGCAGTTCACCCCGGACCTGCTCCCCGGCGACATCACCGGCAACCCGGTGCTCGAGGAGGTGGACGGCCGGCGGAAGTTCGTCTTCCAGCCCGGGCCGGTGTTCGCCAACATCCTCCTTGCCGACGAGATCAACCGGGCGAGCCCCAAGACGCAGTCGGCGATGCTGGAGGCGATGCAGGAGCGCAGGGTGACCGTGATGGGGCAGACCCACCCGCTCCCCGCGCCGTTCTTCGTCCTCGCCACGCAGAACCCGATCGAGCTCGAGGGCACCTACCCGCTCCCCGAGGCCCAGCTCGACCGGTTTCTCTTCAAGCTCGACGTCCGCACGAACGACGTCGCCACGCTCGAACAGATCGTGCTCAACCGCGAGATCGGCGTCGAGCCTCACGTGCCGACCGTGATGGACGCCGCGACCCTGGACAAACTCCTCGACCAGGTCCGCCGGGTCTACATGCCTCCCACCGTGGCCAACTTCATCGCCCGGCTCGTGCAGGCGACGCACCCGGGTGGGCCGCATGCCGCGGGCGTCAAGTTCGGGGCCTCGCCGCGGGCGGCGCTGGCCCTGGCGGCGGCCGCCAAGGCCCGGGCGCTCCGCGACCGGCGGATCAACGCCGCCTACGAGGACGTCCGGGCCATCGCCGCGCCGGTCCTGCGGCACCGCGTCGTCCTCGACTACGGCGCGAAACTGGAGGGGCTGACCACCGACGCGCTCGTGGCCCGGCTGCTGGCCGAGGTGCCGGCCCAGGACAAGGCCCTCCCCTCGAGCCTCGCAGCCGCCAAGGTCTGA
- a CDS encoding VWA domain-containing protein: protein MGFPGLRFVAPHWFLLLPALAAAGWYWRGLRLERPLRAACLLLAVIMLAEPRVRLQGDGLDLWVLVDQSESGWDDLAPRLQEMETILEKSRGVDDRIIHVDFADESQPRGALVRSGAAATEYAGRRSATRLASAISHVLGLMPADRAARILAITDGYSTEPLDRIADKLLAKGVALDVRLPPRREVDDFAVAAFRAPRRVQAREGLLAEVVVRGRDATVPLEILRDGKPIGTQQVEIRAGVGRVRFTDRLAAAGAHRYTVRIDPDGDAIKGNNAAEQWVEVQGGGRIVLVTASTDPPLATALRDQGLEVEVVSDLAAVHVGLLSGAEGVILDNVPAYKLDPGFVKGLEFFVTAQGGGLAMIGGKFSFAAGGWFGSAVGPLLPVSMELKQEHRKLAVAMAIVMDRSGSMSMTAPGTTQTKMALADEGAARAIELLGDNDMVVLIPVDSAAHPLSETPVAVGPNRAKLVAAARSVQSTGGGIFCYTGLAEAWAKLEKTRVGQRHVILFADAADAEEPGEYKALLDEMVKAKCTVSVIGLGAETDGDAEFLKDIAKRGGGRIFFNADAKELPALFEMETATIARSAFIEEPVGLKGTPGWAEIAAAPMDWLPQVDGYNLTYIKPSAAQAAVSADEYAAPLVAFWRRGTGRVATVAFPLGGEYSQLTRDWDGYGGFVQSLARWLAGPPLPPGVGMQARVEGTRVRLDLVYDDSWAERVAADPPELTVSRGPGGAATKLSWERLAPGHFTAGLDAADVDYVRGAVRLGESALAVGPLNVTANPEWAFDRTRLEELRAVSGRSGGVERVDLSDVWRAPRPVAWRGLRRWLLPLLVLLVLLEALATQVGWAWPRPAPTPIPA from the coding sequence ATGGGATTCCCGGGGCTCCGGTTCGTCGCGCCGCACTGGTTTCTCCTCCTGCCCGCCCTGGCGGCGGCGGGCTGGTATTGGCGTGGACTGCGTCTGGAGCGGCCGCTGCGGGCGGCCTGCCTGCTCCTCGCCGTGATCATGCTCGCCGAGCCGCGGGTCCGCCTGCAGGGGGACGGCCTCGACCTCTGGGTGCTCGTGGACCAGTCGGAATCGGGCTGGGACGATCTCGCGCCGCGACTCCAGGAAATGGAGACGATCCTGGAGAAGTCGCGGGGCGTGGACGACCGGATCATCCACGTCGATTTCGCCGACGAGTCGCAGCCCCGCGGGGCCCTGGTCCGCAGCGGGGCCGCCGCCACCGAGTACGCCGGCCGCAGGTCGGCCACGCGGCTCGCCTCGGCCATCTCCCATGTCCTCGGCCTGATGCCTGCCGACCGCGCGGCCCGGATCCTCGCCATCACCGACGGCTACTCGACCGAACCGCTCGACCGGATCGCCGACAAGCTGCTCGCCAAGGGGGTGGCGCTCGACGTCCGCCTGCCGCCGCGGCGCGAGGTCGACGACTTCGCCGTCGCCGCGTTCCGCGCCCCGCGCCGCGTCCAGGCCCGCGAGGGACTGCTCGCCGAGGTCGTCGTGCGCGGCCGCGACGCCACCGTGCCGCTGGAGATCCTGCGCGATGGCAAGCCGATCGGCACGCAGCAGGTCGAAATCCGCGCGGGAGTGGGCCGCGTCCGGTTCACCGACCGGCTCGCCGCCGCCGGCGCGCACCGCTACACGGTGCGGATCGACCCCGACGGCGACGCGATCAAGGGGAACAACGCGGCCGAGCAGTGGGTCGAGGTCCAGGGGGGCGGCCGGATCGTCCTCGTCACCGCCTCCACCGATCCGCCACTCGCCACCGCCCTCCGCGACCAGGGCCTCGAGGTGGAGGTCGTCTCCGACCTCGCCGCGGTGCACGTCGGCCTCCTCTCCGGCGCCGAGGGGGTGATCCTCGACAACGTCCCCGCCTACAAGCTCGATCCGGGGTTCGTGAAGGGGCTGGAGTTCTTCGTCACGGCCCAGGGGGGCGGGCTGGCGATGATAGGCGGCAAATTCTCTTTCGCCGCCGGCGGCTGGTTCGGCTCCGCGGTCGGCCCGCTGCTGCCGGTGAGCATGGAGCTCAAGCAGGAGCACCGCAAGCTCGCGGTGGCGATGGCGATCGTCATGGACCGCTCGGGGAGCATGTCGATGACGGCGCCGGGCACCACGCAGACGAAGATGGCCCTCGCCGACGAGGGGGCGGCCCGGGCCATCGAGCTCCTCGGCGACAACGACATGGTGGTCCTGATTCCCGTGGACAGCGCCGCCCATCCCCTCTCCGAAACGCCGGTGGCGGTTGGTCCGAACCGGGCCAAGCTCGTGGCCGCGGCCCGCAGCGTGCAGAGCACGGGCGGCGGGATCTTCTGCTACACCGGCCTCGCCGAGGCGTGGGCGAAACTCGAGAAGACGCGGGTCGGCCAGCGGCACGTCATCCTCTTCGCCGACGCCGCAGACGCCGAGGAGCCGGGCGAGTACAAGGCCCTGCTCGACGAGATGGTGAAGGCGAAGTGCACGGTGAGCGTCATCGGCCTCGGGGCGGAGACCGATGGTGACGCCGAGTTTCTCAAGGACATCGCCAAGCGCGGTGGCGGGCGGATCTTCTTCAACGCCGATGCCAAGGAACTGCCGGCGCTGTTCGAGATGGAGACGGCGACGATCGCCCGGTCGGCGTTCATCGAAGAACCCGTCGGGCTCAAGGGCACGCCCGGCTGGGCGGAGATCGCCGCCGCCCCGATGGACTGGCTGCCGCAGGTCGACGGCTACAACCTCACCTACATCAAGCCGAGCGCCGCGCAGGCCGCCGTGTCGGCCGACGAATACGCCGCACCGCTGGTCGCCTTCTGGCGGCGCGGCACGGGGCGGGTGGCGACGGTCGCGTTTCCACTGGGGGGCGAATATTCGCAACTGACGCGCGACTGGGACGGCTACGGCGGCTTCGTGCAGAGCCTGGCCCGCTGGCTGGCCGGGCCGCCGCTGCCCCCCGGTGTCGGCATGCAGGCCCGCGTCGAGGGGACGCGGGTCCGGCTCGACCTCGTCTACGACGACTCGTGGGCCGAGCGGGTCGCGGCCGACCCGCCGGAACTGACCGTGTCGCGCGGGCCCGGCGGCGCGGCGACGAAGCTTTCCTGGGAGCGGCTCGCCCCCGGCCACTTCACGGCCGGGCTCGACGCGGCTGACGTCGATTACGTCCGTGGTGCGGTGCGGCTTGGCGAGTCGGCGCTGGCGGTGGGCCCGCTGAACGTCACGGCCAACCCGGAGTGGGCCTTCGACCGAACGCGGCTCGAGGAACTGCGCGCCGTCAGCGGCCGCTCGGGGGGTGTGGAGCGGGTCGATCTCTCTGACGTCTGGCGGGCCCCGCGGCCGGTCGCCTGGCGGGGCCTGCGGCGTTGGCTCCTGCCGCTGCTCGTGCTGCTGGTTCTCCTCGAGGCCCTGGCGACGCAGGTCGGCTGGGCCTGGCCCCGACCCGCCCCCACGCCGATACCGGCCTGA
- a CDS encoding 3-isopropylmalate dehydrogenase, which translates to MSGRTLEIAAIPGDGTGPEVSAEAMKVLAAVAAAEGIDYRVETLDWGGDRYLKTGEIIPDGGLDTLRSKDAIFLGAIGHPQVAPGILEKGLLLDLRFKLDQYINLRPVKLLPGVETPLAGRGPKDIDFVVVRENTEDLYCGVGGYLKKGTPDEVAVQQAVYTRKGTERCIRWAFEYTRQRNSPKKTLTLVAKTNVLTFGHDLWWRTFQDVAREYPDVKTDYNHVDACCMWMVKNPDAYDVIVTTNMFGDIITDLGGILQGGMGVAAGANLNPDRRPDGRPGVSMFEPMGGSAPKYTGLDQINPIAAINAMAMLLEHSGHPAAGQKIERAVAQVTGTKMKSQAAGRMGHGTRAVGDLVVAALQTV; encoded by the coding sequence ATGTCCGGCCGCACGCTCGAGATCGCAGCCATCCCTGGGGACGGCACGGGGCCCGAAGTCAGCGCCGAGGCGATGAAGGTGCTGGCGGCCGTGGCCGCCGCGGAGGGGATCGACTATCGCGTCGAGACGCTCGACTGGGGTGGCGACCGATACCTGAAGACCGGCGAGATCATTCCCGACGGCGGCCTCGACACGCTCCGGTCCAAGGACGCCATCTTCCTCGGCGCCATCGGCCACCCCCAGGTCGCCCCCGGGATCCTCGAGAAGGGCCTGCTCCTCGACCTGCGGTTCAAGCTCGACCAGTACATCAACCTCCGGCCGGTGAAGCTGCTGCCCGGCGTGGAAACGCCGCTCGCCGGCCGCGGCCCCAAGGACATCGACTTCGTCGTCGTCCGCGAGAACACCGAGGATCTGTACTGCGGCGTCGGCGGCTACCTCAAGAAGGGCACGCCCGACGAGGTCGCGGTGCAGCAGGCGGTCTACACGCGCAAGGGGACCGAGCGCTGCATCCGCTGGGCCTTCGAGTACACCCGCCAGCGGAACAGCCCCAAGAAGACGTTGACACTCGTGGCCAAGACGAACGTGCTGACGTTCGGCCACGACCTGTGGTGGCGGACGTTTCAGGACGTCGCCCGCGAGTATCCCGACGTCAAGACCGACTACAACCACGTCGACGCCTGCTGCATGTGGATGGTGAAGAATCCCGACGCCTACGACGTCATCGTCACCACCAACATGTTCGGCGACATCATCACCGACCTCGGTGGCATCCTCCAGGGAGGCATGGGAGTGGCGGCGGGGGCGAACCTCAATCCCGACCGCCGGCCCGACGGCCGGCCGGGCGTGAGCATGTTCGAGCCGATGGGGGGCAGCGCGCCCAAGTACACCGGCCTCGACCAGATCAACCCGATCGCGGCGATCAACGCGATGGCGATGCTGCTCGAGCACTCCGGGCATCCGGCGGCCGGCCAGAAGATCGAGCGGGCGGTGGCCCAGGTCACCGGCACGAAGATGAAGAGCCAGGCGGCGGGCCGCATGGGGCACGGCACGCGGGCCGTCGGCGATCTCGTCGTGGCGGCGCTGCAGACCGTCTGA
- a CDS encoding restriction endonuclease has product MPGIACAAVQPGAALGMSVLVLNRSFVAVQVTNVRRAIALLFRELAEVVHIEEGQFAAYSFESWRELSALRSSFRAPEQDWIRAVGFDLQVPRVIRLMRCDRGPRQGLRFNRRNIFARDENVCQYCGRHFPTSELSLDHVVPRSRGGDTSWENIVCACVACNVRKGGRTPQEARMNLVRLPAKPRRSPLLAVKLGNPKYASWKSFVDTAYWLADLS; this is encoded by the coding sequence ATGCCTGGTATCGCGTGTGCCGCGGTGCAGCCTGGAGCCGCGCTCGGCATGAGCGTGCTCGTGCTCAACCGCTCGTTCGTCGCCGTTCAGGTCACCAACGTGCGGCGGGCGATCGCGCTTCTGTTCCGCGAACTCGCGGAGGTCGTGCACATCGAGGAGGGGCAGTTCGCCGCGTACTCGTTCGAGTCGTGGCGGGAACTGTCTGCGCTGCGGTCGTCCTTCCGGGCTCCGGAGCAGGACTGGATCCGTGCCGTCGGCTTCGACCTGCAGGTGCCACGGGTGATCCGGCTGATGCGCTGCGACCGCGGACCGCGGCAGGGGCTGCGGTTCAACCGGCGCAACATCTTCGCCCGCGACGAGAACGTCTGCCAGTACTGCGGCCGCCACTTTCCCACCAGCGAGCTTTCGCTCGATCACGTGGTGCCGCGCAGCCGCGGCGGCGACACGAGCTGGGAGAACATCGTCTGCGCGTGCGTCGCCTGCAATGTCCGCAAGGGAGGCCGGACGCCGCAGGAGGCCCGGATGAACCTCGTCCGCCTTCCCGCCAAGCCACGCCGTAGTCCGCTCCTGGCCGTGAAGCTCGGCAACCCGAAGTACGCCAGTTGGAAGAGCTTCGTCGACACCGCCTACTGGCTCGCCGACCTGAGCTGA
- a CDS encoding ferredoxin → MTHVVAEPCFACKYTDCVVVCPVECFYEGDKMLYIHPDECIDCEACVPECPVEAIFHEDNLPAEWKDFKELNSEMAPQLPVITEKKDPLCG, encoded by the coding sequence ATGACGCACGTCGTTGCCGAGCCCTGTTTCGCCTGCAAGTACACCGATTGCGTCGTGGTCTGCCCCGTGGAGTGCTTCTACGAGGGGGACAAGATGCTCTACATCCACCCCGACGAGTGCATCGACTGCGAGGCCTGTGTGCCCGAATGCCCCGTTGAGGCGATCTTCCACGAAGACAACCTGCCGGCAGAGTGGAAGGATTTCAAGGAGCTCAATTCCGAGATGGCGCCGCAACTCCCGGTCATCACCGAGAAGAAGGACCCGCTCTGCGGCTAG
- the rpoE gene encoding DNA-directed RNA polymerase sigma-70 factor → MSDATTESASPTAQAADDAALVRSCLAGEPGAWDRFLTRFGGLFAYVVRRIAEQRQVPWAAADRDDAVAEILLECLRNDAAVLRAFAGRSSLSTYLTVVARRVAVRGLLRTVPVLRLDGQPRQSAAPDGHLAGAEHRAEIETLLSRLAPDEARLVRLHHLEARSYDEISRLTGMPLNSIGPALSRARQKMRG, encoded by the coding sequence GTGTCCGACGCGACGACGGAGTCCGCCAGCCCGACAGCACAGGCCGCAGACGATGCGGCCCTCGTGCGGTCGTGCCTCGCCGGCGAACCCGGGGCCTGGGATCGATTCCTGACCCGCTTCGGTGGCCTGTTCGCCTACGTGGTCAGACGGATCGCCGAACAGCGCCAGGTGCCGTGGGCGGCCGCCGACCGGGACGATGCCGTCGCGGAAATACTCCTCGAGTGCCTGCGAAACGACGCCGCGGTGCTCCGGGCGTTCGCCGGCCGGTCGAGTCTGTCAACCTACCTCACGGTCGTCGCCCGCCGCGTCGCCGTCCGCGGCCTGCTCCGCACGGTCCCCGTCCTGCGGCTCGACGGGCAGCCCCGCCAGTCGGCGGCGCCGGACGGCCACCTCGCCGGAGCCGAGCACCGCGCCGAGATCGAGACGCTGCTCAGCCGGCTCGCCCCCGACGAGGCGCGGCTCGTGCGGCTCCACCATCTCGAGGCTCGGAGCTATGACGAGATCAGCCGGCTGACGGGCATGCCGCTGAACTCCATCGGCCCGGCCCTGTCCCGCGCCCGGCAGAAGATGCGGGGCTGA
- a CDS encoding UPF0271 protein, whose amino-acid sequence MTTIDLNCDLGEGGGDDAAVLPLVTSVNIACGGHAGDDDTMRTTVMLARRHGVAIGAHPGHRDRLTFGRVARPLAPPAAVRLVLEQVAALAGIAGPDLAHLKLHGALYHQVASDSALAAAVVAALATDWPRLVLYAPAGSLLVGTARDRGLTVAEEAFVDRRYRDDGLLLPRSESDSVIAEPLVAAEQGVLIACDHRVRSVGGRLVDLRADTLCLHGDGVAPVATARAVRRALTAAGVRLGPPPRG is encoded by the coding sequence ATGACCACGATCGACCTCAATTGCGACCTCGGTGAGGGGGGCGGCGACGACGCTGCGGTCTTGCCGCTGGTGACGTCGGTGAACATCGCCTGCGGCGGACACGCGGGTGACGACGACACGATGCGGACGACCGTGATGCTGGCCCGTCGGCATGGCGTGGCGATCGGCGCCCATCCCGGGCACCGCGACCGGCTCACCTTCGGCCGGGTCGCCCGGCCGCTGGCTCCGCCTGCCGCGGTGCGGCTCGTGCTCGAGCAGGTCGCCGCACTCGCCGGCATCGCCGGCCCCGATCTCGCGCACCTGAAGTTGCACGGCGCGCTGTATCACCAGGTCGCCTCCGACTCCGCCCTGGCCGCGGCCGTCGTCGCGGCGCTGGCGACGGACTGGCCGCGACTCGTCCTCTACGCGCCCGCCGGCAGCCTGCTCGTCGGCACCGCGCGGGATCGTGGCCTGACCGTCGCCGAGGAGGCGTTCGTCGATCGTCGCTATCGTGACGACGGACTGCTGCTTCCGCGGTCGGAATCGGACAGCGTGATCGCCGAACCGCTGGTGGCAGCGGAGCAGGGGGTGCTCATCGCCTGCGATCACCGTGTCCGCAGCGTCGGCGGCCGGCTCGTCGATCTCCGCGCCGACACGCTCTGCCTGCATGGCGACGGCGTCGCTCCCGTGGCCACGGCCCGCGCGGTCCGCCGGGCGCTGACCGCCGCGGGCGTGCGGCTCGGGCCGCCGCCCCGTGGCTGA
- a CDS encoding allophanate hydrolase, with translation MSLATPGPVGDSAVEIVLSSGTPPEMIAAARAIADAIDAARHPEVIDVVPAIDRVLVVYDPVRGGDLGGLQDRLAASAATARRCDAHGTRHEIPVCYGGPHGPDLEEVCTLHALDRHDVVRLHTAPDYLVQAIGFVPGFAYLHGLPEPLVTPRRTTPRARVAAGSVGIGGAQTGVYPFATPGGWNVIGRSPAVLFDVARHPAARLRAGDSVRFVAIDAGDCAAEFARRETAAAGFAAPAPAPGLIVADAGLWTSIQDLGRPGQRAAGLPLSGAVDAPALRLANLLVGNHEAAAGIEFTLVGPTLVFERDAVVAVAGGEFTGLPRGRPVRIGAGTELALGQARSGCRGVLAVAGGIAVPRVLGSASTYEPAALGGLSGRRLAAGDRLPVGDPRHGVGIDPVVAAAVVPDPPHPCTLRIIPAAEAGPGLDALWRHAWRTSARSDRMGVRFDGQPLPPHAVPDRGRFVSRPVLPGAVQLPPDGRPILLLADAQTMGGYPVIGHVVAADLRLAAQLRPGHEVRWRRSTLEEAHAAARALAAAIAGASCGDRVARSEA, from the coding sequence ATGAGCCTTGCAACGCCGGGGCCGGTGGGCGACTCGGCGGTCGAGATCGTTCTCTCCTCCGGCACGCCGCCGGAGATGATCGCCGCGGCGCGGGCGATCGCCGATGCCATCGATGCCGCCAGGCATCCCGAAGTCATCGACGTCGTTCCCGCGATCGACCGGGTGCTCGTCGTCTACGACCCCGTCCGCGGCGGCGACCTGGGCGGGCTGCAGGACAGGCTCGCGGCCTCAGCGGCGACCGCGAGACGGTGCGACGCGCACGGGACGCGGCACGAGATCCCCGTCTGCTACGGCGGGCCGCACGGCCCCGACCTGGAGGAGGTCTGCACGCTGCACGCCCTCGATCGCCACGACGTCGTCCGGCTGCACACGGCCCCCGACTATCTCGTGCAGGCGATCGGCTTCGTGCCCGGCTTCGCCTACCTCCACGGCCTGCCGGAGCCGCTCGTCACGCCCCGCCGGACGACGCCCCGCGCCCGGGTGGCGGCCGGGTCCGTGGGCATCGGCGGAGCACAGACGGGCGTTTATCCGTTCGCCACCCCGGGCGGCTGGAACGTGATCGGCCGTTCGCCGGCGGTCCTGTTCGACGTCGCGCGGCACCCGGCCGCCCGCTTGCGCGCGGGTGACAGCGTGCGGTTTGTCGCGATCGACGCCGGCGACTGCGCCGCGGAGTTCGCCCGTCGCGAGACGGCTGCCGCCGGCTTCGCGGCGCCGGCACCTGCGCCGGGCCTGATCGTCGCCGACGCGGGTTTGTGGACCAGCATCCAGGATCTCGGCCGGCCGGGGCAGCGGGCGGCCGGGCTGCCACTCTCCGGTGCCGTCGATGCCCCGGCGCTGCGCCTGGCCAACCTGCTCGTGGGCAATCACGAGGCGGCTGCCGGCATCGAGTTCACGCTCGTCGGTCCGACGCTCGTGTTCGAGCGCGACGCGGTCGTGGCCGTCGCGGGGGGCGAGTTCACCGGCCTGCCGCGCGGGCGGCCGGTCCGGATCGGAGCGGGCACCGAGCTCGCACTCGGTCAGGCCCGCAGCGGATGTCGCGGCGTCCTCGCCGTCGCCGGCGGGATCGCCGTGCCCCGCGTGCTGGGGAGCGCGAGCACCTACGAGCCGGCGGCGCTGGGCGGGCTGTCCGGCCGCAGGCTCGCGGCCGGCGACCGGCTCCCCGTGGGAGATCCGCGGCACGGAGTCGGCATCGATCCTGTCGTCGCGGCCGCGGTCGTCCCGGATCCGCCCCATCCGTGCACGCTGCGCATCATTCCCGCCGCGGAGGCCGGTCCCGGCCTCGACGCCCTGTGGCGACACGCCTGGCGAACCAGCGCCCGTTCCGATCGGATGGGGGTGCGGTTCGACGGCCAGCCGCTCCCGCCACATGCCGTCCCTGATCGCGGCCGCTTCGTTTCGCGGCCCGTGCTCCCGGGCGCGGTGCAGCTGCCGCCGGACGGCAGGCCGATCCTGCTCCTGGCCGACGCCCAGACGATGGGCGGCTACCCCGTGATCGGCCACGTCGTCGCAGCCGACCTGCGGCTGGCGGCCCAGTTGCGGCCGGGCCACGAGGTCCGCTGGCGGCGGTCCACGCTGGAAGAGGCGCACGCGGCGGCCCGGGCACTGGCGGCGGCCATCGCCGGCGCGTCGTGCGGCGACCGCGTCGCCCGGAGTGAGGCATGA
- a CDS encoding hydrolase, whose protein sequence is MTPPPATPAAPGRIRLLVLDVDGTVTDSRHEVTAVAERSIDRVRAAGVRVLLATGRRYRDALPVATRLGIVDPLVTATGALVKRPTDHATLQRAAFPPGVLQGVVDMIVDSGHEPVLYTDSFAAGFDFHCRSLAGGGRGLGEYLDRNRSLADVRPDLHVAPPADVFAGFAMGAREAMLALEAALRDAFPGQLALHTIRSPRYRDWLCEIAPAGVTKWTAVAALAAGFGIAAHEVCAVGDDVNDLPMLEAAGLGIAMGNAVPEVRAAMRHVVGSHDGSGLEDVADLVLASLG, encoded by the coding sequence ATGACGCCTCCGCCCGCAACGCCGGCCGCCCCTGGCCGCATCCGCCTCCTCGTTCTCGACGTCGATGGCACCGTGACCGACAGCCGCCACGAGGTCACGGCCGTCGCCGAGCGGTCGATCGATCGGGTCCGGGCGGCGGGCGTGCGGGTGCTCCTCGCCACGGGCCGCCGGTACCGCGACGCGCTGCCGGTGGCCACGCGGCTCGGCATCGTCGATCCGCTCGTCACGGCCACCGGCGCGCTCGTGAAGCGACCCACCGACCATGCCACGCTCCAGCGGGCCGCGTTTCCTCCCGGCGTGCTCCAGGGTGTCGTGGACATGATCGTCGACTCCGGCCACGAGCCGGTGCTGTACACCGACAGTTTCGCCGCCGGTTTCGACTTCCACTGCCGGAGCCTCGCGGGGGGCGGCCGTGGCCTCGGCGAGTATCTCGACCGCAACCGGAGCCTGGCCGACGTCCGCCCCGACCTGCACGTCGCCCCGCCCGCCGACGTCTTCGCGGGCTTCGCGATGGGCGCGCGCGAGGCGATGCTCGCCCTCGAGGCCGCGCTGCGCGACGCGTTCCCCGGCCAGCTCGCCCTGCACACGATCCGCAGCCCGCGGTATCGGGACTGGCTCTGCGAGATCGCCCCGGCCGGAGTGACGAAGTGGACCGCCGTCGCCGCGCTGGCCGCAGGGTTCGGGATTGCCGCGCACGAGGTGTGCGCCGTGGGGGACGACGTCAACGACCTGCCGATGCTCGAGGCCGCCGGCCTCGGCATCGCCATGGGCAACGCCGTGCCCGAGGTTCGCGCGGCCATGCGGCACGTCGTCGGGTCGCACGACGGCAGCGGATTGGAAGACGTGGCCGACCTCGTCCTTGCCAGTCTCGGCTAG
- the nasE gene encoding nitrite reductase — MSNDTPPAGQPDVPFVPIARVGDVPAGEGRTYEVAGRLVALFHDGTAYHAMDDLCPHMGASLGSGPFVDGIVTCPWHAWRFRICDGAWCDNPKLKVDVFPVRVVGDGIEVQVPPAKPIELPGSDTGRP; from the coding sequence ATGAGCAACGACACACCGCCGGCGGGCCAGCCCGACGTGCCCTTCGTGCCGATCGCCCGCGTCGGGGACGTCCCGGCCGGGGAGGGCCGCACCTACGAGGTCGCCGGCCGGCTCGTGGCCCTGTTTCACGACGGCACGGCCTACCACGCGATGGACGATCTCTGCCCGCACATGGGGGCGTCGCTCGGCTCGGGCCCGTTCGTGGACGGGATCGTCACCTGCCCGTGGCACGCCTGGCGGTTCCGGATCTGCGACGGCGCCTGGTGCGACAACCCAAAACTCAAGGTCGACGTGTTCCCGGTCCGCGTCGTCGGCGACGGGATCGAGGTCCAGGTGCCCCCCGCGAAGCCGATCGAACTGCCCGGCAGCGACACGGGCCGACCCTGA